From Mobula birostris isolate sMobBir1 chromosome 8, sMobBir1.hap1, whole genome shotgun sequence, the proteins below share one genomic window:
- the fdft1 gene encoding squalene synthase isoform X2: protein MDLLRSLGHPEELLNLIKYKLGPGLSAHSRADSISETLKTCYMYLNQTSRSFAAVIQALDGDLRQAVCIFYLVLRALDTVEDDMSIPLEEKVPMLQNFHTYLYQPEWRYSQSQEKDRQVLQDFPSISLEFRSLAKVYQDVIANICHRMGLGMAEFLQRRVESIKEWDTYCHYVAGLVGIGLSRLFAASELEDAVVGEDTDLANSMGLFLQKTNIIRDYLEDQQEGREFWPQEVWSKYAERLSDFTKPPNVQAALQCLNELITNALQHVPDVIKYLSRLHNQSVFNFCAIPQVMAIATLAACYNNPQVFRGVVKIRKGQAVTLMLGATNIGAVKGMFQQYAQVIGQKVPGAGKCGAETQQIVMKVESLSQTEGQLMSRSNLSPIYLSLAMFLVAVSWQYWQSLTRSSGEYRHSQ from the exons ATGGATTTACTGCGGTCGCTCGGACACCCGGAGGAGCTACTGAATCTGATCAAATACAAACTGGGACCCGGGCTCAGCGCCCACTCGAGGGCG GACTCGATAAGTGAGACGTTGAAAACATGCTACATGTACCTGAACCAGACCAGCCGCAGTTTTGCTGCCGTTATTCAAGCTctggatggagacttgag GCAGGCAGTGTGCATCTTCTACCTGGTACTGCGGGCTCTCGACACGGTGGAGGATGATATGTCCATTCCTCTGGAGGAGAAGGTGCCCATGTTACAGAATTTCCACACCTACCTGTACCAGCCCGAGTGGAGGTACAGCCAGAGTCAGGAGAAGGACCGCCAGGTGCTCCAGGATTTCCCCTCG ATTTCACTGGAGTTCCGTTCCCTGGccaaggtttaccaggatgtgaTCGCTAATATTTGCCACAGGATGGGATTGGGAATGGCGGAATTCTTGCAGAGAAGAGTGGAGTCAATTAAGGAATGGGACACG TACTGCCACTATGTCGCTGGCCTTGTGGGCATTGGCCTCTCCCGGTTATTTGCTGCTTCCGAACTGGAGGATGCTGTTGTCGGGGAGGACACAGATCTGGCCAATTCCATGGGCCTCTTCCTGCAAAAAACAAACATTATTCGGGACTACCTGGAAGACCAGCAGGAGGGTCGAGAGTTTTGGCCTCAGGAG GTGTGGAGTAAGTATGCAGAGAGGCTGTCTGACTTCACCAAGCCCCCAAATGTTCAGGCGGCTTTGCAGTGTCTGAACGAACTGATAACCAACGCTCTGCAACATGTCCCAGATGTCATAAAGTACCTATCACGCCTCCACAACCAGAGTGTATTCAACTTCTGTGCTATTCCACAG GTAATGGCCATTGCTACTTTGGCTGCCTGCTACAACAACCCTCAGGTTTTCCGAGGTGTGGTGAAGATCCGGAAAGGCCAGGCTGTCACGCTGATGCTGGGGGCCACTAACATTGGAGCTGTCAAAGGGATGTTCCAGCAGTACGCTCAGGTG ATCGGACAGAAGGTTCCGGGTGCCGGGAAGTGTGGAGCTGAAACACAGCAGATTGTGATGAAGGTGGAGTCACTGAGTCAGACTGAAGGGCAGCTGATGTCTCGAAGTAACCTCTCACCCATTTACCTATCACTGGCCATGTTCCTGGTGGCAGTCAGCTGGCAGTACTGGCAGAGTCTGACTCGCAGTTCCGGCGAGTACAGGCACAGCCAGTGA
- the fdft1 gene encoding squalene synthase isoform X3 — MYCAARGAWPLALRAVQCDSRRTALPQPRLLLCPCPCQRSPALDRLSSAPCLSCWARRTAGNGPARPSTSPRKAFFSATSLSSEDSISETLKTCYMYLNQTSRSFAAVIQALDGDLRQAVCIFYLVLRALDTVEDDMSIPLEEKVPMLQNFHTYLYQPEWRYSQSQEKDRQVLQDFPSISLEFRSLAKVYQDVIANICHRMGLGMAEFLQRRVESIKEWDTVWSKYAERLSDFTKPPNVQAALQCLNELITNALQHVPDVIKYLSRLHNQSVFNFCAIPQVMAIATLAACYNNPQVFRGVVKIRKGQAVTLMLGATNIGAVKGMFQQYAQVIGQKVPGAGKCGAETQQIVMKVESLSQTEGQLMSRSNLSPIYLSLAMFLVAVSWQYWQSLTRSSGEYRHSQ; from the exons ATGTATTGTGCAGCCCGCGGCGCCTGGCCTCTGGCCCTGCGTGCTGTGCAGTGTGACTCCCGCCGCACGGCCCTGCCCCAGCCTCGCCTCCTCctctgcccctgcccctgccagAGGAGCCCGGCTCTGGACAGGCTGTCCTCGGCACCCTGCCTCTCCTGCTGGGCACGTCGAACAGCAGGGAACGGGCCAGCCCGGCCGAGCACCTCTCCTAGAAAGGCGTTCTTCTCAGCAACCTCGCTGTCCTCCGAG GACTCGATAAGTGAGACGTTGAAAACATGCTACATGTACCTGAACCAGACCAGCCGCAGTTTTGCTGCCGTTATTCAAGCTctggatggagacttgag GCAGGCAGTGTGCATCTTCTACCTGGTACTGCGGGCTCTCGACACGGTGGAGGATGATATGTCCATTCCTCTGGAGGAGAAGGTGCCCATGTTACAGAATTTCCACACCTACCTGTACCAGCCCGAGTGGAGGTACAGCCAGAGTCAGGAGAAGGACCGCCAGGTGCTCCAGGATTTCCCCTCG ATTTCACTGGAGTTCCGTTCCCTGGccaaggtttaccaggatgtgaTCGCTAATATTTGCCACAGGATGGGATTGGGAATGGCGGAATTCTTGCAGAGAAGAGTGGAGTCAATTAAGGAATGGGACACG GTGTGGAGTAAGTATGCAGAGAGGCTGTCTGACTTCACCAAGCCCCCAAATGTTCAGGCGGCTTTGCAGTGTCTGAACGAACTGATAACCAACGCTCTGCAACATGTCCCAGATGTCATAAAGTACCTATCACGCCTCCACAACCAGAGTGTATTCAACTTCTGTGCTATTCCACAG GTAATGGCCATTGCTACTTTGGCTGCCTGCTACAACAACCCTCAGGTTTTCCGAGGTGTGGTGAAGATCCGGAAAGGCCAGGCTGTCACGCTGATGCTGGGGGCCACTAACATTGGAGCTGTCAAAGGGATGTTCCAGCAGTACGCTCAGGTG ATCGGACAGAAGGTTCCGGGTGCCGGGAAGTGTGGAGCTGAAACACAGCAGATTGTGATGAAGGTGGAGTCACTGAGTCAGACTGAAGGGCAGCTGATGTCTCGAAGTAACCTCTCACCCATTTACCTATCACTGGCCATGTTCCTGGTGGCAGTCAGCTGGCAGTACTGGCAGAGTCTGACTCGCAGTTCCGGCGAGTACAGGCACAGCCAGTGA
- the fdft1 gene encoding squalene synthase isoform X1 — MYCAARGAWPLALRAVQCDSRRTALPQPRLLLCPCPCQRSPALDRLSSAPCLSCWARRTAGNGPARPSTSPRKAFFSATSLSSEDSISETLKTCYMYLNQTSRSFAAVIQALDGDLRQAVCIFYLVLRALDTVEDDMSIPLEEKVPMLQNFHTYLYQPEWRYSQSQEKDRQVLQDFPSISLEFRSLAKVYQDVIANICHRMGLGMAEFLQRRVESIKEWDTYCHYVAGLVGIGLSRLFAASELEDAVVGEDTDLANSMGLFLQKTNIIRDYLEDQQEGREFWPQEVWSKYAERLSDFTKPPNVQAALQCLNELITNALQHVPDVIKYLSRLHNQSVFNFCAIPQVMAIATLAACYNNPQVFRGVVKIRKGQAVTLMLGATNIGAVKGMFQQYAQVIGQKVPGAGKCGAETQQIVMKVESLSQTEGQLMSRSNLSPIYLSLAMFLVAVSWQYWQSLTRSSGEYRHSQ; from the exons ATGTATTGTGCAGCCCGCGGCGCCTGGCCTCTGGCCCTGCGTGCTGTGCAGTGTGACTCCCGCCGCACGGCCCTGCCCCAGCCTCGCCTCCTCctctgcccctgcccctgccagAGGAGCCCGGCTCTGGACAGGCTGTCCTCGGCACCCTGCCTCTCCTGCTGGGCACGTCGAACAGCAGGGAACGGGCCAGCCCGGCCGAGCACCTCTCCTAGAAAGGCGTTCTTCTCAGCAACCTCGCTGTCCTCCGAG GACTCGATAAGTGAGACGTTGAAAACATGCTACATGTACCTGAACCAGACCAGCCGCAGTTTTGCTGCCGTTATTCAAGCTctggatggagacttgag GCAGGCAGTGTGCATCTTCTACCTGGTACTGCGGGCTCTCGACACGGTGGAGGATGATATGTCCATTCCTCTGGAGGAGAAGGTGCCCATGTTACAGAATTTCCACACCTACCTGTACCAGCCCGAGTGGAGGTACAGCCAGAGTCAGGAGAAGGACCGCCAGGTGCTCCAGGATTTCCCCTCG ATTTCACTGGAGTTCCGTTCCCTGGccaaggtttaccaggatgtgaTCGCTAATATTTGCCACAGGATGGGATTGGGAATGGCGGAATTCTTGCAGAGAAGAGTGGAGTCAATTAAGGAATGGGACACG TACTGCCACTATGTCGCTGGCCTTGTGGGCATTGGCCTCTCCCGGTTATTTGCTGCTTCCGAACTGGAGGATGCTGTTGTCGGGGAGGACACAGATCTGGCCAATTCCATGGGCCTCTTCCTGCAAAAAACAAACATTATTCGGGACTACCTGGAAGACCAGCAGGAGGGTCGAGAGTTTTGGCCTCAGGAG GTGTGGAGTAAGTATGCAGAGAGGCTGTCTGACTTCACCAAGCCCCCAAATGTTCAGGCGGCTTTGCAGTGTCTGAACGAACTGATAACCAACGCTCTGCAACATGTCCCAGATGTCATAAAGTACCTATCACGCCTCCACAACCAGAGTGTATTCAACTTCTGTGCTATTCCACAG GTAATGGCCATTGCTACTTTGGCTGCCTGCTACAACAACCCTCAGGTTTTCCGAGGTGTGGTGAAGATCCGGAAAGGCCAGGCTGTCACGCTGATGCTGGGGGCCACTAACATTGGAGCTGTCAAAGGGATGTTCCAGCAGTACGCTCAGGTG ATCGGACAGAAGGTTCCGGGTGCCGGGAAGTGTGGAGCTGAAACACAGCAGATTGTGATGAAGGTGGAGTCACTGAGTCAGACTGAAGGGCAGCTGATGTCTCGAAGTAACCTCTCACCCATTTACCTATCACTGGCCATGTTCCTGGTGGCAGTCAGCTGGCAGTACTGGCAGAGTCTGACTCGCAGTTCCGGCGAGTACAGGCACAGCCAGTGA